In Terriglobales bacterium, the genomic window AACGGGTGAGCGCAGCGAATTTGCTTTTCAGGCAGACATCGAATTGCCGCAGCGCGGCTGGAGGGCATATCCAGTCACAGTCACAAGACGCATCGCTGCCAACTTTCCCAATTCGACAACTGGAGCAGACGTGCTCTTCGCCAGCGACTTGCCTCGCGCAGCAGGCATGAGCAGTTCTAGCTCGCTGGTCGTTGCATCGTTCCTAGGTTTGGCTGCGGTCGATCTTGCTGAATCAGAGCCGTACCGCCGCAACATTCGATCAAAAGAAGATCTCGCGACTTATCTAGGATGCGTGGAGAACGGATCCACGTTCCGCGAGTTGCCAGGCGATCGCGGCGTCGGAACCTTCGGCGGCAGCGAAGATCATACCGCGATTTTATGTTGCGAACCTGGGAAGATTTCTCAGTTCGCGTTCTGCCCAACCCTGTTCGAGCGCTCACTGGAGCTGCCCAAAGAGTTCTCGTTTGCCATCGCGGTAACCGGAGTAGTTGCTGATAAGACCGGCTCCGCACTGTCGAAGTACAACCGACTCTCGCTCGCGGTTCGTTCCATTCTGGAAATGTGGAATCACGAGACAGAACGTGACGACCGGTCGTTAGCCGCCGTGCTCGCCACTTCCAAAAGCGCCGAGAGCGACTTACGAAAGCTTCTCAGTTCGACGCCCATAAGTTCCGAGTTCCCGCTCGTCGACCGTTTCGAGCAGTTCGTCTCGGAATCCACCTCAATAATTCCCAAAGCAGCGGATGCGCTCGCCATGCGCGATTGGAGCCGCTTCGGCAATCTCGTCGATGAATCCCAACGAAATGCTGAGCAACTCCTGAACAACCAAACCGCCGAAACTATCTTTTTGGCGCGAACCGCACGACAGCAAGGCGCGTTTGCTGCCTCAGCGTTCGGAGCAGGCTTCGGTGGCAGTGTGTGGGCTCTAATAAAGCAACACCAGATTGAAGAATTTCTCCGGGAGTGGGCGGAAGCCTATCGCAGGGAGTTTCCGGCGCAGCAGAGTTCTATGTTTTTCCTAAGCCGACCTGGGCCGTCGGCAATGACTCTGCTCTGGTGAAAGCTGCTCGATTGCGAATCCTGCACCAGGTATATGCGGCATCAGTACCGTTGGTGGTCGCGAAGGGTGAGTTAGGACTCGGTCAGCGCGGTCCGCTCAGTTCCCGAACAATTCCAATTGTCCGCGATGCGGTTCTTCATGGTCATCGAAGACCGTTCTCCCTCCGAATTCGGGCGAAATCTTCTTCTCGTGGGTGATGGCGGCCTCCAGATCGGCTCGCGGCGAAGCCGTTCGTTCGATCTTGCGCACGAATCGATCCAGCCGTTTGAAGCCATCGAGTTTTTCAGGATGGTCTACCTTCGCGGTATCGAGCGCACGGCGGAGCACTGAGATTGATTGATCGTACGTCTTGAGCGGTACTGGGAATGGATGGCCATCTTTGCCGCCATGCGCAAAAGAGAATCGAGCCGGATCGGCGAAGCGCGTTGGCGTGCCGTGGACCACCTCAGCCACGAGGGCCAGCGATTGCAGCGTGCGCGGACCTAGCTTTTCCAGCAGCAGGAGTTCGCCGAAATCGTGGAACTCGCGTTCATAGGCGAGCGCGAGCACCGCTCCTAGACGCTTGAGATCGACATCGGGCGTGCGCACGTCGTGATGACGCGGCATGGTGAGATTGCGAGTTTCGGCAAGCGTCTTCTCCGGATTCTCGCGCACGATTTCCAGCAGCGCCTGCTGCGCCGGTGCGGCGTGCGCGTCCACCAGGTTCATGACTGTACCCTGCGACTCTCCGACGATCGCGGTGTGCGGTTCGCTGACGAAGTCGCGCACCGTGGCCGAATGCCAGTGATATCGGCGGGCCATGCCAGTGGCGTCGTTCATGCCTTGTTGAACCACCGCCCACTCTCCCTTGCTGCTCAGGACGAAGGAATGCAGATAGAGCTGAAAGCCGTCCGCGATGGCGTTGTTGTCGATGCGGGCGGTGAGTCGGCTGGCACGGACCAGCTTGTCACCGTCCAGGCCGGAGCGGCCGGCGATCACGAGCAGTTCGGCAGGAGTTTTGCGCGAGTGCTTGCCACGTCCGCCACAGACGTAGATCCCAAGTTCGTGCGCGCGGAGATTGAGTCCGCGTTTGAGAGCTCCCAGCACTGAAGTCGTGATGCCTGACGAGTGCCAGTCCATGCCCATTACGCAGCCGAGGGCCTGAAACCAGAATGGGTCGCTGAGGCGGGTGAGCAGTTCCGACGTTCCGTAATGGTACAGAACGCTCTCGCAGATGGCGGTACCCAGAACCGTCATGCGCTCGGCCAGCCAGGACGGAACACGTCCGCCGTGGAGCGGGAGGTCGGCTGTGCCGGAGCGCTTCATATTCCTATTCTACGGACAACAACAAGAACGAACACGAAGGTCACGAAGTTGAAACATGAGCTCGCGGATCGGTGGTAGAATTATATATCGATATGGTAGACAGGTAGAATTGAGCACAAATGAGCTTGAACATCAAAAACAAGGATGCTCACCGCTTAGCGAACCAGCTTGCCAAGCTAACGGGCGAAAACATGACCGAAGCCGTAACCAACGCATTGCGGGAGCGCCTGGAGCGCATAAGAGATAGGCGCGGCTCCAGCCTTGTCGAGCGGCTCTTGGCCATTGGCAAAGATTGCAGCAAACGACTGAAAGAGCCTTATCGTTCGGCCGATCACGCGGATCTTCTCTACGACGAAAAAGGCCTCCCAAAATGATTGTGGACAGCTCCGCTCTCATTGCAATCCTTAGAGACGAATCCGACGCCAGAGTTTACGCCGAAGCTATCGGCAATGCCAACTCTAGGCGTATTTCCGCAGCAACCTACGTAGAGACTGCTGCTGTGATCGATGGAAGCCGTGATCCCATAGCGAGTCGACGACTCGATGAGTTGCTTCGCCAAGCTCGATTCGTCATTGAACCGGTTACCGAAGCGCAAGCCCGGGTGGCGCGGGCTGCTTATCGAGATTTTGGGCGAAGCAGCGGCCACCGCGCCCGTCTAAATTTTGGTGATTGCTTCCCCTATGCGTTAGCAAAAGCGATGGACGAGCCGTTGCTCTTCAAAGGCAAGGACTTCGGCTACACCGATATCAAATCTGCCCTCCCATAAATGGCTGAGATTCGAGCTTCGCAGTGACGCTCCAGCAATGTAAGATGTGAAGCGCTTAACCAACCGAGAATCACGACTTCAGCCGTCTTCGCGTTCAAATCTGCCGTCGGTGGAGGAAGAATGATCGACAACTGGCGATGCTGTTCCCTTCGCGCTGCTTTGCTCATTGCGGTTGCCTTATTTGCTCCAAACGCGCTGATAAGCCAATCGAGTGCTCCGCAGCCGCCGGCGATTTTGCTGGGCACGGCGTGGTATCCGGAGCAATGGCCGGAGTCGCGTTGGGATGCCGATCTCGAACTCATGCAGAAGGCCGGCATCCACATGGTGCGGGTCGGCGAGTTTGCCTGGAGCCGCATGGAGCCGAGTGAAGGTCAGTACGATCTCGATTGGCTCGATCATGCGATCGCGGCCGCTTCGAAGCACGGCATCTACACCGTTCTGGGAACTCCGAGCGCCGCTCCACCTGCATGGCTCACGCAGAAATATCCGGAAACACTGCGCATGGAAGAAGACGGGCGCCGGGCCGAGCACGGGAATCGGCAGCAGTTCAACTTTGCCAATCCGAAATACCGCCAACTGGCGCGCAGCATTGCCGAGCAGATGGCGAAGCGATTTGGACATAATCCTTGGGTGATCGGATGGCAGATCGACAACGAGTACGCCGAAGAATCCTATGATCCAGACACAAAGGCGCAATTCCAGCAATGGCTCAAGGCCCGATACGGGACTCTCGATAACCTGAATACACGCTGGACCACAGCGTACTGGAGCCAGACCTATTCCAGCTGGAACCAGATTCCGATCGAAACCCGATACGGGAATCCCGGCCTCCTGCTGAGTTGGCGACGATTCGTGAGCGATACCTGGCGCAGCTATCAGAAGAACCAGCTCGATGTGATCCGCGCCAACTCCGATCCGCGACAGTTCATTACCACAAACATGATGGGATGGTTCGATCGTTACGATCACTATGTCGTCAGCCAGGATCTCGACCTGGCTTCTTGGGACGACTACGTCGGTGAAGGCCATCTTGATCCGGCAAAGAATGGTGCAACGCACGATCTGACGCGCGGCTTCAAGCGCAAGAACTTCTGGGTGATGGAGACCCAGCCCGGCTCAGTGAACTGGGCACCGATAAACAATGCACTCAACAAAGGCGAAGTGCGCGCCATGGCGTGGCACGCGATCGGCCACGGCGCTGACACGGTGAGCTACTGGCAGTGGCGCAGCGCTCTCAATGGTCAGGAGGAGTATCATGGCACGCTGGTTGGAGCCGATGGCACACCAGTACCGCTCTACTCAGAGGTTCAGCAGCTTGGTCAGGAGTTTGCGAAGGCGAGTCCGGTGCTCGCGGGAACTACGGTGAAGTCGGATGTCGCCATTCTGCATTCTTACGACAGCCGCTGGGCGATCAACTGGCAGAAGCACAATTCGAAATACGATCCCGTAGCGGAGATCGTGAGCTACTACAAGCCGCTGCGCGCGATCAGCCAGTCGATCGATATCGTCGCGCCTACAGCTCCGCTCACGCAGTACAAGCTTGTGGTTGCCCCTGGACTGAATGTCCTGTCGGACGCTGCCGCGAAGAACCTCGAGAACTATGTGCGGCAGGGCGGGCATCTTGTGCTGGGTCAGCGCTTGGGAATGAAGGATGACGACAACGCTCTGCAGACGGAACGTCAACCGGGTCCGCTGGTCAATCTGCTCGGCGGACGCGTCGAGCAGTATTACGCACTCACCGATCCCGTTCCCGTTCAGGGAAACCTCGGATCGGGCGAATCGAAGCTGTGGGCAGAGTTGCTGAGCGCCAAGGACTCGGGAACGGAGGTCCTCGAGACCTATGGCAAGAGCAATGGATGGCTCGATGGTCAGCCGGCAGCAATCACGCGCAAGGTTGGCAATGGCCGGATCACTTACATTGGGGCATGGCTCGACGATGCTGCCATGCAGTCCGCTGCGAAATGGATGACCGATGTCAGCGGCGTGAAACCCGTGCTTCCGTCAGTGCCCGACGGAGTCGATGTGTATCCGAGATATGGTAGCCGGGGAGCGGTCCTTATTCTGGTGAACTTCTCGAAAGCTGACCAGACGGTGCCATTGCGGACAGCGATGACCGACGTCTTAGCAGGAGGAGCGAAGCAGTCCGTGAGTTTGCCGGTGTATGGAGTGGCGGTGCTGCAAGCGTCGAGGTGAGCCAAAGGAGGAGGATCCGGCGGCTATCCTTCCCAATTCAGCAACTGCTTCAGGTTCATTTGCGAAGCAGATTCGGTGCCGCGAGGCACAGTGGGACCGATCATTAACGCTTGATTGTGGCCTTCGAACCAGACCAGGAACGACGACTGCTCGGCTCCGGGCAGGCGCTGCTGGTTTAGCCAGTTGTAGTACGCGCCGATGTCGCCGTCGATCAGGGAGCCGATCGGGTCTGGTTCGGCTGCTCCGGCATTCGCCGATAGAAGCTCGTTCATCGGTTTCTGACGCTGGCGCGGCGCGAAGCGCACCAGAAGCGTGAGCGGCTGCGCGCGCCGCAGAGCTTCACGCGCCGCCCACTGGACGAAGCTGGTACTAAAGATCTGCGTGCCTGATCCCTCGGTCAGAACTTTCATCTGAAAGCGATCGAGCACCGCGTCGTCGCCGTTGAATCCGAGATCGTCAGGCCGCATCTGGGCGAGCGTCGTCCTCAGCGCCTCAGGTCCCATTCCGGGACGCTTCGTCTGCGCATCGATCTTTTTCAAGAGTTCTCTGCGCACCGGCTCAAGCGAGGTGTAAGAAATGATGCTGAGCGCCGGATCGTGCGCCACCGGTCCGCCGCCATCGATGTACCAATGCCCGTAGTTGGCTGGATGAGCCCGAGCCCGTTCACCGACCGCATCTATCAGGCTCGCGAGCCCATTCTCCGGATCGATTTTGCTGAAGTAAGCACCGTGAGGCCTGAGCTTACGAAACAGCGCCTGGTCGTATGAAGCAACCCCTTCTCCGATAACCGTGATTCCCAATCTGGGCATCGCGGGTTGCTCGGGACGAACAGCCTGCTGCAGCAGACTCGCATAATGCACGGCGGCCGCGCGAAAGGCGTCGAGCTGATGGGTTCTCCACAGATATTCCGATAGCTGTTCTACAAATTGAGCCGGCGATGCCGCCCAGTCGAAGTCTGCCAGCGTCTGAGCGATCTGGATTGCAGCGAATCCACCGAACCACTGGGTGCGCTGTTCGGGCGAAAGAGATGCCAGGTTTTCGAGCTCCTTCTCTAATGCTCGTCGCTCAATCGGAAACTTGTAATCGTAATCCGCAACTTCTCGTAGTAGGTTTGGAAGGAAACTCAGGGGCAGAGTCTGGAATGCTCCGATGTAGTTCGTAGCCAGGCGCTTGGCTTCGGGAGGATATGAGCTGAAGTGTTCCGGTTTGAGATCGCGGGGCAGCACGTTACACCAGCTCCGAAATGGGCTTGCCTTTGGAGAGCGTGGCAGAGAATCCCAAAATGGATCCGAGCGTCGGAACCAGATCGGTTGGCTCGATGCGGCGATCGTAGATCACGCCTTCGCGAACGCCATGCCCGAGTGCCATCATCCACGTTGTACGCGAGAGCGTGTCGCCGGTGCGGTGGTGCTGGAAGCCGTTGCCGCCGGCATCTTCATCTGAATCGCGTCCAAAATCGGGAAGAATGAACAGAGTGGTCTTGCCCGCGTATTCGGGTTCAGACTGGATTGTCTTCCATAGCTCGGCGCACAGACGGTCCGTACGGCGAATTCCTTCGATATATAGCGAGTATGCACCGGCGTGGGCGATGTCGATGTCGTGCATCGTAATCCACAGCAGACTGGGCGCGACTTCACGCATCAGCCGTTTGGCAATGTAGAGCGAGAGCTCGTCGGGGCTGGAGAGCGTGCGCGCATGCGCGCGAAAATCGTCGACCGAGAGTTTCAGGATGGATTCCAACTGCTGCAGCTCAAATTCACTCCCGCCGAGTTGCGGAGCGTAGAACGGTGTTTCGTAATTGTCACGAAGCAGATGTTCGTAATCGGGGGCGCCGGAGGTCGCTGCAGTCAGCAAGTGTTTCGGCAGAATTACGCGTGCTCCGAGTCCGGAGCCGTAAGAGCGATTGCTGCTCTCGCCAATATGGTTAAATCCATTGCTCGGAGCTACCACCCAGGCATCCGATGACGGCCGTTTCTGCTCTTTACGGAAGTACTCAAATACCGTGGGGTTTTCGGGAGGCAGTGAGGCGAAGTTATTGATGGTTTCGTAAGCTCCAGTAGCGAGACTTGCCGTCGCGACATAGTGGCCGAGGATGCCGCGATTCACCACCTGGCCGAAGAAAGTCGATTGCGGAATCAGCTCCCGCATCAAATTGGGAATATTTTCCTGACCTTCAGGGGCGAAGGTCTCCTGGTCGCGCGCTCCGCCGCCAAAGGTAACTACAACTACCTTTCTCTTCGAAGTCGGAGCAGCCCAGGAGAACGCACGCGAACCGAGAAGAGTACTCCCGAGCGCGAGTCGAGCCGACGTTCGCAGAAAATCGCGACGGCTGCTGACAAGAGAACGCGCGAGTTCCTGCGCAGACTCTCGCGATGCGCGCGTCGCCGATTTCAGGAAAGTGGTAGACATTACTCTATTCGTGTGTCGCCAAGCCTATGACGAGTGTCACACGCAAATCAAGAATTCTTCTCTTCCTTCCTCACTCCGACTTTGGCGGAGACGCATTTTTGGCCGAGTACACGAACTGCCGGATCTCAGCTTTCTGCTGATCGATTTCCGCCAAATGCTGCGTTCGCAATTTTTGATAAACATCGAACTGCTGCTGGGCATGTTGCTTGTCACCAGTCCGCACGTACGCTTGCCCAAGCCGGTAGTGCGCGTCGGCTAGATCGGGATTTTGCGTCAAGGCCTGCATATATTCCGGAATCGCCTCTGCGTAATGCTTCTGGTCGGAATAGAGATTGCCCAACTGGAGATGAGCTTCGGCGAATTTGTTATCGAGCGCGATCGACGATTTCAGAAGCTTCGCGATCTCGCTAAGGTCTTGATCCGTTTGCTGCGCTCGCTTCCCTTTCCACAAGCTCATCGCGTAGTAGTAGAGCGCTCGAGGGTTACGCGGCTGAAGCTGCGCGTAACGATGGAAGCGCTCAATCACTTCATCCGCCTGATTGGGAGAGCTGTCGTAGGCACGCGACAAGAATAAGTAGCAGCCCGGATCAGACGGATTCAGGTCAGCCGCCCGCAGCAGCGACTTCACCGCATCCTCGTAGTTCCCACGCGCGTACAAAGCCATGCCCAGTCCAACCGCCAGCCGCGCCGATTTGGGATAAAGTTCGGTGGCTTTCTGGAACACTTCAACTGAGGGATCGAGCGTGCGATGCACCAGCAGTTCGCTGCCCCAGTCGAAAAGATTGCTCTCGCTGGGCTCCATATGAGCGGCAGTTTCATATTCATTGGCTGCGGCAACAAACTTGCCTTCCTTCTCCTCTACTTCCGCGAGCAGGTTGTGCAGCTCGGCGGTGTTCTTCCTCGCAATGAGTGAACCGATCGTCTCGCGCGCCTCATTCGTCTTGCCGATGAGCAGATATGCACGCGCGAGGTCGTATCCGTTGTCATACGAGTCAGGCTCGATCTTCTGCGCCTTCGCCAGAGATTCCGCAGCCTGTTGAAGCTTTCCGCGCTGAATATACAGTTCGCCGAGATTGTGATTGGCGTCGAAATTGTTCGGCTCCAATTCGACGGCTTTCGCGAACTGAACTTCGGCCAAATCGAGCTTCTTCCGTCGAACGAGGTTGGCAGCCAGGTTCGTTCTCGCCGCAGCTGAAGCCGGATTGAGGCTCACGGCCTTCTGCAGATGTTCCGTTGCTTTCGCGTTCTGAGATTCCGCGGAATATATGAGACCAAGCAGTTCATGAACATCGAAACTGTTTGGTGCCTGTGGCAGTAGTGCTTCGAGCTTTGAAGCAGCTTGAGGAAAATGACCGGCGTTGTAGTCAGCGACGGCGGACTGGAAGGATCGATCAAGATTGCGAGATTGCCCATTCGTCTGGGCAGCAAGGAGTCCGCAGGCAACGATTGCCCAAGTAGTAAAGAGGCCCAGACAGAATCGGAGAGTCACAGCCTTCGCATGCTATCACCGTATTGTGGAGCACGCGACCACATGATCGAAAAGGAAAACCGTTGTGCTACTGGCGGAGAGGCTTCCCCTGAAGCCTCTCCGCCTCTACGGCTAGTAATACAACTTCAAAGCAAACTGAATCTGTCGCGGGTCGTAGGGAGCATCGCGAGTCGATCCAATCGCCCCAAAGTTCGAGTTCGTGAAGTTAGTTGATCCAGGAATGGCGACCACACCGTTCCCGCCGAATCCCGGAGCGTTGAAGTTCGGGTGATTAAGGATGTTGAACATCTCCGCCCGGAACTGCAGGTGAAAGCGCTCCTTAATCGGGAATTCCTTGAACATTGAGAAATCGAGGCGATGGAATCCCGGCCCCTCAAGTTCGTTGATTCCGCCCAACGCAGCATTCCCGGTAAGCGGGACGCATCCGGCGGGCTGATTTGGAATGGGAGCGCCTCCGGCTCCCAAAACGCACGGCTGCGTGAATGCCTTGGGGTTGAAGAATTGAGTAACGTTATGTGGGCCAGCATAAGGATCCTGCCCAGGAATCTTCAAAGATTGGCAGCCCACCCCAGCAGCCACACCGGTGGGACAACCAATTGTGACCGGCTGTCCACCCTGTAGTGTGGCCGACCAGACAATACTCCAGCCTCCAAGCATGCCATTGGTCGCGGCGCTGGATGAGTTCATATAGCGTTTGCCGTTGCCGAATGGAAGTTGGTACGTGCCGCTGAAATGAAAGACGTTACGAATATCGAACGGAGCCAAGGCGTAATCTGCCTTGATTCCCATTCCGGGAACGCCCGGAGCCCGGTAGCCAGAAACGCTGCCGCCGTTGAGCAAGTCACGGGCGTCACTGCGCACTTGCGACCACGTGTAGGTTGCGAGGAAGTTCAGGCCTCCTGAAAATCGCTTTTCAGCTTTGGTCTGCAGCCCGTGATACGCGCTCGCTCCCTCGGTAATCGCATAGCTAGATCCACGAGCAAAGTCAGGGAATGGAATGAACTGATTCGCGTTCGCCGACGCGGGCAAGATCTGCGTGACGATGTTCGATCCGGGGAACACCTCCAAGTGGCGCGCCAGGGACGTCACGTAACCAGCCTGTACGGCGAAGGTGGGCGTAACCTCATATTCCAAGGTTAGATTGCCCCCCATGGAGTAGGGCGTTGCATAGTTGAACTGAATGCCGCGCAGGTTCAGTCCGTTCGCATTCACTAGCAGCGGATTCAGCGGGGTACAGGAGAATCCAGTCTCGAATGTCGCAGTGCCACCGGGACCAGCAGTGCTGCAGCCGGAAAACACTGGCGCATTCCCCGCGCTATTCAGGATCGGATTCGCATCGTTCGGGCTGTTAAACGTGAAATTAAATTGGAAAGGATAGTTCTCTCCGAGATTTGGCGAAAATCCGCGATTCTCGAACCCGTTGTAGAAGATGCCGAATCCCGCCCTTGCTACCAGCTTCGGGGTGACTTGATAGGCGAAACCGACCCGCGGAGCGAAATTGTTCTTTTGCGAGTTTCCGAGACCCTGCCCATAAGCATTTGTGATTGCGAGCTTGATCCCATCCTTGGTTAAGAGATCAGTGAAGCAAGTTGCGCAACCCGAAGACAAGTTATTGGCGTTGGGCCCAACTGGGATTATGTACATCGGTCCTCCAGTTGGAGGGCCACCGGGCACAAAGTTCGCCTGGTTTTCATGATGCTCGCCGACCAACCCGAAGAAGTCATAACGGAGACCGAGATTCACAGTCAGCTTTGACGTAGCTTTCCAGTCATCCTGGAGATAGCCTCCGTAATACTCCTTACCGTTATCAGTCAGCGAGATGTTCGAAATTTGGACGGTCGTCGCACCGCCCACGAAGTTGATTCCACCGGGTACCGTGGATGCAGTTGGACTTAGCAGGAATGCCGCGCGCCCGGTATTGCCACCCCCAACGTTGGGGATATCAGTGTAGTTGCCGTTGTAATCGAACTCGCCATGCGACCAGGGTGGCTGGAGAGTCGAGAACTTTACGTGCTGGAACTCGAATCCCATTTTGAAAGTGTGCTTGCCGTAGATCTTCGTCAGATCGTCAGTCGCCTGGAATGTGGAAGTCACCTCATCGGAAGGCAAGAATGCATTGCTTCCCAAGGTCTGAAGGCCGTTAATGCCGAAAGCCGGAAGACCACCATTGTTGTTTTGTTGAGGAATTCCCTGGATTCCATATTGAGCCGGGATGTTGCTCAGATCAGTCGCAACCGGACCCGCGCGGGTAGTGTGCAGATAGTTGAGGCCTGCTCGAGCAACGTTGACCAGAGTTGATGAGAAAACGTGCGTCTCCGCTAGAGCAGCCTGCTCAGCAAGAGCGGTTTGATTGCCTTGGAAAAATCCACCACCATCGGCTATTCCGCCAAAGATGCTTGGGATGAAGATGGGATCATCGACGAGGCTAAACCGGAAGAACGTCTGATCTTTTGCGCTGAAGTTGACATCCATTCTCGAGTCAAATGCATTCCGATGCTCATTCAGCTTTGGCGAATTAGTGAAATTCTGGAAAAGGCTCGAGCCCGTCGGCTGAGGATAAAGACTCAGCAGCTTAATGGCATTGGGATCCAAGCGACCCGCGGGCAGTACATTGAGGCCACAAGTAGCAAGGGTAAAGGTAGTTGTGCTCGCGGGACAGCTCCCAAACGGATCACGAACAAAGCCTGTCGCTGTAGCGACAATGCCCGAGACAGGATCCGCTACGCCTTTCGTGACCGCCCTTGTTGTTGCAGGATCCAGAATCGTACCTAGTGGAATTGATCTTCCCAGCGCATCGGTGCGAGCATTGCCGGACTGACCAGTGATCAGATCAGTAAAGTTCGTGAAGTTGCTATTCCGTTCAGCTAGTGTCGGGACTGAGCCACTCAGAATGGTGCCTTGAATTCTCCGCGTACCTTCATAGTCGGCAAAGAAGAAAACCTTATCCCGACCGTTGAATAATTTGGGAATCACAACAGGTCCGCCAACAGAGAATCCAAATTGATTCTGCCGGAGTTCGCCTTTGTGGGTGGTGCAGGCTCCGTTATTGCAAGTCCGCTCGAAATAATCAGCAGCATCAAATTTGTCGTTACGCAGGAACTCCCAGATTGTTCCATGCACGCTGTTGGTTCCTGACTTAATGGTGGCATTCAGAACCGCGGCGCCCGAGCGTCCATACTCCGCGCTGAAATCGGAAGTCTGGACTTTGAACTCTTGAATCGCGTCTGGAGGAGGCAGCACGACGTAGTTCGTTCCATTCAGGAAATCGACGGTATCAGAGTTATTGTCGATACCATCGAGCAAATAGTTGTTCTGCG contains:
- a CDS encoding TonB-dependent receptor — encoded protein: MKPGAVSWVRSLLLVAFVSFGLISVQAQVDTGTISGTVTDPSGAVVSGAKATLTNLGTNATLSTTSGSDGTYTFTPVRVGNYKIDVSAPGFQTSSQRNIVVDVSSHVQANFALKPGNVTEVVEVTGSAPVLETQSASVGQVIDRQNVDSLPLNGRNFTFLAQLAAGVNTPQADTRGNAASGAFSANGLRPAQNNYLLDGIDNNSDTVDFLNGTNYVVLPPPDAIQEFKVQTSDFSAEYGRSGAAVLNATIKSGTNSVHGTIWEFLRNDKFDAADYFERTCNNGACTTHKGELRQNQFGFSVGGPVVIPKLFNGRDKVFFFADYEGTRRIQGTILSGSVPTLAERNSNFTNFTDLITGQSGNARTDALGRSIPLGTILDPATTRAVTKGVADPVSGIVATATGFVRDPFGSCPASTTTFTLATCGLNVLPAGRLDPNAIKLLSLYPQPTGSSLFQNFTNSPKLNEHRNAFDSRMDVNFSAKDQTFFRFSLVDDPIFIPSIFGGIADGGGFFQGNQTALAEQAALAETHVFSSTLVNVARAGLNYLHTTRAGPVATDLSNIPAQYGIQGIPQQNNNGGLPAFGINGLQTLGSNAFLPSDEVTSTFQATDDLTKIYGKHTFKMGFEFQHVKFSTLQPPWSHGEFDYNGNYTDIPNVGGGNTGRAAFLLSPTASTVPGGINFVGGATTVQISNISLTDNGKEYYGGYLQDDWKATSKLTVNLGLRYDFFGLVGEHHENQANFVPGGPPTGGPMYIIPVGPNANNLSSGCATCFTDLLTKDGIKLAITNAYGQGLGNSQKNNFAPRVGFAYQVTPKLVARAGFGIFYNGFENRGFSPNLGENYPFQFNFTFNSPNDANPILNSAGNAPVFSGCSTAGPGGTATFETGFSCTPLNPLLVNANGLNLRGIQFNYATPYSMGGNLTLEYEVTPTFAVQAGYVTSLARHLEVFPGSNIVTQILPASANANQFIPFPDFARGSSYAITEGASAYHGLQTKAEKRFSGGLNFLATYTWSQVRSDARDLLNGGSVSGYRAPGVPGMGIKADYALAPFDIRNVFHFSGTYQLPFGNGKRYMNSSSAATNGMLGGWSIVWSATLQGGQPVTIGCPTGVAAGVGCQSLKIPGQDPYAGPHNVTQFFNPKAFTQPCVLGAGGAPIPNQPAGCVPLTGNAALGGINELEGPGFHRLDFSMFKEFPIKERFHLQFRAEMFNILNHPNFNAPGFGGNGVVAIPGSTNFTNSNFGAIGSTRDAPYDPRQIQFALKLYY